Proteins encoded by one window of Methanothermobacter sp. K4:
- a CDS encoding TIGR00153 family protein — MKFFMKEGKVEKYGRRHLDKVTECYLKLEELMEAFYSGDCRRVSRLAREIAVSEYEADEIRRKMELEFYEGAFLPFDREDRIMLVESIDKVADVIESTAFTVSLGRVSFPSGFREDFQRMMDVTGKTVHALKECVELLERDLGEAMRKVHEIEGLEDEVDTIERKIITDLYSAYREKEMGVIKFMDMKEITRKIGNISDRAEDASDRALIIIAKRRG, encoded by the coding sequence ATGAAGTTCTTCATGAAAGAGGGTAAAGTTGAGAAGTATGGACGCAGACACCTTGATAAGGTCACAGAATGCTACCTGAAGCTGGAGGAGCTGATGGAGGCATTTTACAGTGGCGACTGCAGACGTGTATCCAGGCTCGCAAGGGAGATAGCGGTTAGTGAGTATGAGGCCGATGAGATAAGAAGGAAAATGGAACTTGAATTCTATGAGGGTGCCTTCCTCCCATTTGACAGGGAGGACCGTATAATGCTCGTTGAGAGCATAGACAAGGTTGCTGATGTCATTGAATCAACTGCATTCACTGTATCCCTTGGAAGGGTTTCCTTCCCCTCAGGGTTCAGGGAGGACTTCCAGAGGATGATGGATGTTACAGGAAAAACTGTTCACGCCCTCAAGGAATGTGTGGAACTACTTGAAAGGGACCTCGGGGAGGCCATGAGGAAGGTCCATGAAATTGAGGGCCTTGAGGATGAGGTGGATACAATTGAGAGGAAGATCATAACGGACCTCTACTCCGCCTACAGGGAGAAGGAAATGGGCGTCATAAAATTCATGGACATGAAGGAAATCACCCGGAAGATCGGAAACATTTCCGACAGGGCCGAGGATGCGTCTGACCGTGCCCTCATAATAATAGCCAAGAGAAGAGGCTGA
- a CDS encoding DUF434 domain-containing protein: MTLKMAVEDLRYLLNRGYRKRVALNFVANHYLLGKRERNYLARYVFSDETAKRRLSRLVGPDSLRGSTIHIDGYNVLIGTESVLGGEGFFIAQDGFLRDIRGVSGGYRMGEVTMRALNAIMDLLSDSGVKGAFFYFDRNVSHSGRLRQIVEELMNSRELEGRAILSSCVDRRLKESSGVVATADGAVVDSVDMVIDIPHEILKRIKKKPEKV, from the coding sequence ATGACCCTTAAAATGGCAGTTGAGGACCTCAGGTACCTCCTCAACAGGGGCTACCGTAAACGCGTTGCACTTAATTTCGTTGCAAACCACTATCTTCTCGGGAAGAGGGAGAGAAATTACCTTGCAAGGTACGTCTTCTCAGATGAAACCGCGAAGAGGAGACTCTCCCGGCTGGTAGGTCCAGATTCCCTCAGGGGTTCCACTATCCACATTGATGGCTACAACGTACTCATAGGTACAGAAAGCGTTCTTGGGGGTGAAGGGTTCTTCATTGCCCAGGACGGGTTTCTGCGGGATATAAGGGGTGTCTCAGGAGGTTACAGGATGGGTGAAGTAACCATGAGGGCCCTGAATGCCATAATGGATTTATTATCAGATTCAGGTGTTAAAGGGGCGTTTTTCTATTTTGACAGGAACGTCAGCCACAGTGGCAGACTGAGGCAGATCGTTGAGGAACTCATGAATTCCCGGGAACTGGAGGGACGTGCTATTCTCTCATCATGCGTTGACAGAAGGCTTAAGGAAAGCAGTGGTGTGGTGGCGACAGCTGACGGTGCTGTGGTTGACTCTGTGGATATGGTGATTGACATTCCCCATGAGATACTCAAGAGAATCAAGAAGAAACCAGAGAAGGTCTAG